From one Bifidobacterium sp. WK012_4_13 genomic stretch:
- the dnaE gene encoding DNA polymerase III subunit alpha — translation MASPSFVHLHTHTHYSMLDGASRIPDLVEQVKSLGQPAVAITDHGNMHGAYELWKTAVGAGVKPIIGIEAYVTPETARQDKTRVHWGTEAQHSDDVSGNGLITHMTLLAQNDEGLVNLLKASSIANLEGLVGKWPRMDKEVLSTYHKGVIATTGCPSGIVQTRLRLGQYDEALRAASEFQDIFGRENYYVELMDHGLEIERRVTSDLLRLAKDIDAPLVATNDSHYVHEQDASAQDALLCINSGSRLDEPGRFKFDGSGYYIKSAEEMRELFDEFPEACDNTLEIAERCNVMFDDHEDGAFMPQFDCPEGWDETSLFLRDVEQGLEERFPDGIPERVAKQADYECGVICQMQFAGYFLVVADYINWAKENGIMVGPGRGSAAGSMVAYAMGITELDPIKHGLIFERFLNPERVSLPDIDVDFDPEGRMRVLEYVARKYGADKVAQCVTYGTIKTKQALKDSARIMDYEFSMGDKVTKAIPPSANGKDISLRDIFDPAAKRYAEAKEYRDLYESDPDVKRITEQALGIEGIIRQTGVHACATIMASQPITNTSPLMQRNDGTVTTTFEYHTCETLGLVKMDFLGLSNLTVIRDTLKNITRNGKDEITIHDIPLDDKETYQLLSRGDTLGVFQLDSDGMRSLLKTLKPDNFNDISALIALYRPGPMDMNSHTNYAKRKNGLQKITPIHPEVEKPLKAVLDETYGLIVYQEQVQSAARILAGYSLGKADVLRRAMGKKKPEVLAKEKVPFFQGMKDHGYSQEAAQAVWDILVPFSGYAFNKAHSAAYGMISYWTAYLKTHYPVEFMAALLQNERSNKDKTALYLGEARRMGIQVLPPDVNESILEYSAVGDVVRFGLGAIRNVGDKAVADIIAQREGSHGKFVNFVDFVRRVSLNVLNRRTIESLIKAGAFDGIDPNRRALYQIHESAIDSLVPLKRKQAEGQFDLFADPDGGSDDDAMGDAAVTVPDIEEWDKSTKLNFEREMLGLYVSDHPLSGMASVLAGLRDISIAKLVDSAQSMDDGNVRTVTIAGLITNVDRRVSRKGNPWAIVTVEDLESSIQCMFFGKVYEASLADLSIDTLVKIRGQVEVRDETVSMRAMELEVPSVEAADERPLMIALPQPALDRLHLNRLSGIIKAHPGYCEVKLVVLQHDGSAQVLTFGDNYRVHRDTSLFAEIKTVFGPSCLPM, via the coding sequence ATGGCTTCTCCTAGTTTCGTTCATCTTCATACGCACACGCATTATTCGATGCTTGACGGTGCCTCACGTATCCCTGACCTTGTGGAACAGGTGAAATCGCTTGGACAGCCTGCCGTGGCCATAACAGACCACGGCAACATGCATGGTGCCTATGAGCTCTGGAAAACCGCAGTCGGCGCCGGCGTCAAGCCCATCATCGGCATCGAGGCCTATGTCACGCCTGAAACGGCCCGTCAGGATAAGACGCGTGTGCACTGGGGAACCGAGGCCCAGCATTCCGACGATGTCTCCGGCAACGGCCTGATAACCCATATGACCCTGCTTGCACAGAACGACGAAGGTCTGGTCAACCTGCTGAAGGCATCGTCCATAGCCAATCTCGAGGGTCTGGTCGGCAAGTGGCCGCGCATGGACAAAGAGGTGCTGTCGACATATCACAAGGGTGTGATCGCGACGACAGGCTGCCCCTCAGGCATCGTGCAGACGCGTCTGCGTCTGGGACAATACGATGAGGCCTTGCGGGCCGCCTCCGAATTCCAGGACATTTTCGGACGCGAGAACTATTACGTCGAACTGATGGACCATGGATTGGAGATCGAGCGGCGGGTCACCAGCGACTTGCTGCGCCTCGCCAAGGACATCGATGCGCCGCTGGTCGCGACCAATGATTCGCATTACGTCCATGAGCAGGATGCCTCGGCACAGGATGCATTGCTGTGCATCAACTCCGGTTCCAGACTCGACGAACCAGGACGCTTCAAGTTCGATGGCAGCGGCTATTACATCAAATCCGCTGAGGAGATGCGCGAACTGTTCGACGAGTTCCCCGAGGCGTGTGACAACACCCTCGAGATAGCCGAGCGCTGCAATGTGATGTTCGACGACCATGAAGACGGTGCCTTCATGCCCCAGTTTGACTGCCCGGAGGGATGGGACGAGACCTCGCTCTTCCTGCGAGACGTGGAACAGGGACTTGAGGAACGTTTCCCGGACGGAATCCCAGAGCGAGTGGCGAAGCAGGCCGACTACGAATGCGGCGTCATCTGCCAGATGCAGTTCGCAGGATACTTCCTCGTGGTTGCGGATTACATCAATTGGGCGAAGGAAAACGGCATCATGGTAGGTCCGGGCCGTGGCTCGGCGGCAGGATCGATGGTCGCCTATGCAATGGGCATCACCGAACTCGATCCGATCAAGCACGGCCTCATCTTCGAGAGATTCCTCAACCCTGAGCGCGTCTCCCTGCCTGATATCGACGTGGACTTCGACCCTGAGGGCCGCATGCGCGTCCTTGAATACGTGGCGAGGAAGTATGGTGCAGACAAGGTCGCCCAATGCGTGACCTATGGCACCATCAAGACCAAGCAGGCGCTGAAGGATTCCGCGAGAATCATGGACTACGAATTCTCGATGGGCGACAAGGTGACCAAGGCGATTCCGCCGTCGGCAAACGGCAAGGACATCAGCCTCAGGGATATCTTCGACCCCGCTGCCAAGCGTTATGCGGAGGCCAAGGAATACCGGGACCTCTATGAATCAGACCCCGATGTCAAGCGCATAACCGAGCAGGCATTGGGCATCGAAGGGATTATCCGACAGACCGGAGTGCACGCCTGCGCCACGATCATGGCATCGCAGCCAATCACGAACACCTCGCCGCTGATGCAGCGCAACGACGGCACGGTAACCACGACCTTCGAATATCACACATGCGAAACGCTCGGTCTGGTGAAGATGGACTTCCTGGGGCTCTCCAATCTCACGGTCATACGAGACACCTTGAAGAACATCACGCGCAACGGCAAGGATGAAATCACCATCCACGACATTCCGCTTGATGACAAGGAAACGTATCAGCTGCTTTCGCGTGGCGATACGCTGGGGGTGTTCCAGCTTGATTCCGATGGCATGCGTTCGTTGCTCAAAACGCTGAAACCCGATAACTTCAACGATATTTCGGCACTCATAGCGCTCTATCGCCCAGGGCCCATGGATATGAACTCGCATACGAACTATGCGAAGCGCAAGAATGGTCTGCAGAAGATAACCCCCATCCATCCAGAGGTCGAGAAGCCGTTGAAGGCGGTTCTGGACGAGACATACGGCCTGATCGTCTATCAGGAGCAGGTGCAGTCGGCTGCGCGTATTCTGGCAGGATATTCGCTCGGCAAGGCAGATGTGCTTCGACGCGCGATGGGCAAGAAGAAGCCCGAGGTGCTGGCCAAGGAAAAGGTGCCCTTCTTCCAAGGCATGAAGGACCACGGATACTCGCAGGAGGCCGCGCAGGCGGTCTGGGACATTCTGGTGCCGTTCTCTGGCTACGCGTTCAACAAGGCGCATTCGGCTGCCTATGGCATGATCTCGTATTGGACGGCCTATCTCAAGACGCATTATCCGGTCGAATTCATGGCGGCGCTCCTGCAGAACGAACGCAGCAACAAAGACAAGACCGCGCTGTATCTGGGCGAAGCCCGACGTATGGGCATTCAGGTCCTCCCGCCCGACGTGAACGAGTCGATCCTCGAATATTCGGCAGTCGGCGATGTGGTGCGATTTGGACTGGGAGCCATCCGCAACGTGGGCGACAAGGCCGTTGCTGACATCATCGCACAGCGGGAAGGCTCGCACGGCAAGTTCGTCAACTTCGTCGACTTCGTGCGCCGCGTCTCGCTGAATGTCTTGAACAGGCGGACCATCGAATCCTTGATCAAGGCGGGCGCATTCGATGGCATCGATCCCAACCGCAGGGCTCTCTATCAGATTCACGAGAGCGCGATCGACTCGCTTGTCCCGCTCAAGCGCAAGCAGGCGGAAGGGCAGTTCGACCTGTTCGCCGATCCCGATGGAGGAAGCGACGACGATGCGATGGGAGACGCCGCGGTCACCGTCCCTGACATCGAGGAGTGGGACAAGTCGACCAAGCTTAACTTCGAACGCGAAATGCTCGGCCTGTATGTGTCCGACCATCCCTTGAGCGGCATGGCATCCGTGCTTGCCGGTCTGCGCGACATCTCGATCGCAAAGCTGGTCGACAGCGCGCAATCCATGGACGATGGCAACGTGCGCACCGTGACCATCGCAGGTCTTATCACCAATGTCGACAGGAGAGTGTCGCGCAAGGGTAACCCATGGGCGATCGTGACCGTCGAGGACCTTGAAAGCTCCATACAGTGCATGTTCTTTGGCAAGGTATATGAGGCCAGCCTTGCCGATCTGTCGATCGATACCCTGGTGAAGATCAGAGGCCAGGTCGAGGTTCGGGACGAGACGGTGTCGATGCGTGCGATGGAGCTGGAAGTTCCGAGCGTAGAGGCCGCGGACGAACGTCCACTGATGATAGCGCTTCCACAACCAGCCTTGGACAGGCTGCATCTGAACCGTCTGAGCGGAATCATCAAGGCTCATCCTGGCTATTGCGAGGTGAAGCTCGTCGTGCTGCAGCATGACGGCAGCGCCCAGGTGCTTACATTCGGAGACAACTACAGGGTTCACAGGGATACCAGTCTATTTGCGGAGATCAAAACCGTGTTCGGTCCGTCCTGTCTGCCAATGTAG